The bacterium region CCGCCGGAATTCGCGCTTCTGGCGACACGTAGCTGAACATCGCAGACTGGTCGTGATCGGTTCCGCGCATCTCTCACCCCCTGATCATGCGTGTACCAACCGATTGGCGGACCCGCACGGGGTTTTTCCGCAGCCTGCTAGTTGTCCTGGGCTGGAATGCGTAGGACCTGGCCGGGGTAGATCTTGTCCGGATCCTTCAGCATCGGCTGATTGGCTTCGAAGAGCAGCGTGTACTTCATGGCATCGCCATAGAATTCCTTGGCGATCTTCGAGAGCGAATCTCCACTGACGACCTTGTAGTACTGGGACGGTGCGGCCGGTGCGGCCACCTCGACCTGATCGTCCACCTGGGCAATGCCGGGCGTGTTTCCGACCGCGATGACGGCCTTCTCGCGGGCATCCTGGGCTGCAGCCTTGCCCTTCACGACGGCCTTGTCGCCATCGACCTCGACTTGCAGGCCTTCCAGGCCCAGATCGAGATCCTCCACCTTCTTCTGAACGGCGGCAGAGTCATTCTTGAAACCCTTGCCGAGCTGGTCCATCAGCCCTTCACCGGCTTCCTTCACGAAATCGAACAAACCCATGGGGCGCCTCCTTTTGGCGAAGCCGAATGGTCGCCATACACAGGGCAGCCCTCAATAGGAGAAGGACACAAAAACGTGAACCTGAGTCATGAGTGTGGGGAGGAAGCTGCACTCTCTTGGCAGGACAGGCGAGAAGACGCGGGCCGGGAGGCCCCGGCCCGCGCTCAGCCGGCCTCAGTAGCTCGCAATCACCGGGAACCGGAAGTGATGGCTGAAGCGCCTGCCGCGGCGACCGATCCGCTTGCGAACCTGCGAAGCGCGGAGATCGGTGGCGCCGTTCGGG contains the following coding sequences:
- the lysM gene encoding peptidoglycan-binding protein LysM produces the protein MGLFDFVKEAGEGLMDQLGKGFKNDSAAVQKKVEDLDLGLEGLQVEVDGDKAVVKGKAAAQDAREKAVIAVGNTPGIAQVDDQVEVAAPAAPSQYYKVVSGDSLSKIAKEFYGDAMKYTLLFEANQPMLKDPDKIYPGQVLRIPAQDN